Genomic window (Daucus carota subsp. sativus chromosome 5, DH1 v3.0, whole genome shotgun sequence):
TAGCATTTTTTTTTCTGTTCAATCCCCGCAAAAATgttgtaataaataaatattttaatgacAAGTATACACTTGAGAAATTTATCTGGtcacctgacaaaaaaaaaagaaatttatcTGGTCATGACTCATAACGTTTCTgttttctaataactaatcatCAGTCATCACTAACCGAAACTTATGCGATTATATAATGAGAAATAAGAAATTTTCTTGTAACCAAATAGGTCACGACAATTCAAATCCCCGCGAAGTTTCCTAGCAGCTGCACCTTGTCTTGTACTTACCTtcctaatttttaaaattcgaacTTTCTGTACCCACTCGATCATTTTGTTTTACCTCATCTTTACCAGGTTCGTTGAGCATGTGAATAGTATTGCGGTGCGGATTGCGgttttaatttcataaaatgcggttaaaaccgcaccgcaccgcatttaacatattatataaaaaaaattatatatattatagtacaTATGTATTAAAGGAGTGTGGAGGTTCTCAATTATTTTTCAACATCATACATTTATGTCTTTCTCAAGTGGAAATCACATTTATGCAATATAATTACACAAATTTCTACATCCTAAAGAAAGCCACCACACCAGAAAAGTTCTGTTAGCAGTTAGCATTGAGATGAACCCGGATCCTGATATGTCTATGAGTCTCTTCAAACGGAATCATAAGCCTTCTGATACATCtaactgatcatcatcagttttAATTCCCATCActagaataataataattacttgtagtgataaatttataataatggaCAAATCTTATTCACCtgcaaaacataattttataatttaattttaacaaattattcaaATGCataaaccgcataaaccgcaaCGCAACCGCACCGctttttcgtggtgcggtttaTGTGGTTTTAacttttcgtggtgcggttgcggtttgggAAATTGGCAAAACCGCATATGCGGTTTGGTTTGCGGTTTTAGCCAAAAACCGCACCCCCGCACTGCGATCACCCCTGGTGAATACCATTATGTAATACGTTATATTCAATATTCATATCGGAACGTGCCCACGAGGTTGAGAAATTCCTGTTCGATCATCGTTGCGTAGTCTGTAAAGTAcagtacatatggtaattttgACAGAATTGGGACGAGGGTCGTTGACTAATTACTTTATTTTGGAGAAGGGTTGGCCACaacttctataaaatataattatatatatatttttaatttattaaataaaaattttaatattttaatatatatatatatatatatatatataatataatttatgtattatgtgttatatgtatttaaaatatttgtccagaaatatagaaaaaataagaaatgagagggggagggaatacaatctttttttttttttttttgaaattagggGGAGGGAATACAATCTTAAATATTTGTTAGTATATAActattcatatattaaaaatgtttatggaaaaagtaaaataaaaacttcGAACAAAATGAAAATACCATACTGTTTATGCTACTTAAGCTAGCAGTTggcacaaaaaaaatcaatcaatatacttatataaaggagaagcggggggcgtgtaggtggcgcctctcacattgttccgttctatttttctaattttctggaatttttggatgaaaattatcaaaaattagaactaccttttttagtttcggatatattagaagtaagtttcagtatctgattttgtttgagattatttatgggatatagtaacttgaaagttttaatctgattttgttaaaaaatttgtttcagattaattgttatggtatatatcttggcataaattaatctgattctgtttcaggttatttatggaatataataaattgcaagtattaatctgattttgtttcagattatttatggaatatagtatcttgcaagttttttaatctgattctatttaagattatttaattatggaaaagagtagcacacaagtctctctacacctataaatacccctgtaggttgtagggttttggatcatctaaacccAACCTACATTCTCTCTCAATATCAGAGTTAgaggtgtgcattcggttcggttaactgaaaaccgaaccgaataaccgaaataatttcggttcagttaatcgaaatttatatttcggttcggttttcagtagttaaatttttatttttcagttaTTCGGTTTTTTAACGTGGTTAACCGAAAATCGAACGGTTAACTGAAGTTTTAAGTGGTAATTTTTAAGTAACAAATTATCTTAATGCTTGATGtaatgatgtttctttcaaattattttcataGTTTTCACTTTTCTgagtttttctaaaaatttcggTTAATAATTTCAGTTTTCGGtattaaccgaaatttaaatttcggttcggttacaaaaccgaaattaattcggttcggtattTGGTAGAGTTTTTCATAGAATTTCAGTTTCAGTTTACCAAAATAAATTTCGGTTTCagttaaccgaatgcacacccctaatcacagtgatatatgtttgttagtTATtcctttataatatttgttttggtcgTCGGACGTAGTTGTTGTTGTTTGCAAGCTTACTGTCTGTTTTATTGGGCGATCGATGTATATGGCtagatgtcatcaatcagtTCTGTTAAAGAGCCGTATGCTTTTTATACGCAGGAAGTGGTGTATATGTCTAAAAAGCagtgtttggaaaagttaatgacaatgttaatcaagaacatgattacttttttaTATGCAGGAAGTGGTGTATATGTCTAAGAAGCagtgtttggaaaagttaacgacaatgttagtcaagaacgtgattacttttaaaaaagcACAAGTAGAAAAGTTAATGGTAATGTTagtcaagaacatgattacttttaaaaaaaaaacacaattaaaattaagattcatcgtgctttaaatcattaattacatgtagaaatttattatcattttttcactcatgaatcatagtccaattttgcaattttaaatattaatattcgtATTGCATCAAgatgtttaatataaaatttgttttattctccaaatattaattttgaatcattaatataatttttataagtcgacgcaaattgatttttattctacaaatattaattttgaatcattaatataatttttatagaccgccgcaacgcgtttcagatatattacaagtaagtttcagaatttgattttgtttcagattatttatggaatatagtagcttgaaagttttaatctgattttgattcaaattattgaattatgggaaagacagattatttatggaatatagtagcttgaaaattttaatctgattttgttcagattatttaattatgggaaagagtagcaaacaagtctctctccacctataaataccacaaacctacctgatagttctcttactcgatttttaaaggagaatcgaaaagcgtgtaggtggcgcctctcacatcgctccgttctattttttaattttctgaaatttttggatgaaaaaatcaaaaattagaaatacctttctcttgctcgatttctaattcggaggtgtcgttcttctgcaacgataagtgaaggttgttacagtaaaggttgttgcaagcaaatgtagttatagaccgttatattaGAGTCGACAAATcaaaacacgggaaaagaatataatcttgacaggatattgatggttgatgtcaataaattaactattaatgatgtatgtttgttggttattcttttataatatttgttttgttcatcggacatgtttgttgttgttaatttttatattatttactttgtatacatgaaaaaattattcatgcattatctgtttgctccgttcaagcaacttttaagagggtagttatatttaagtcaaatatttttgtgcacaatcaatctaaaaaaattggaggaaggtgacaatgtaagaacatgattacttttccaaaaaaaacaaataaaattaagattcgtcatactttaaattgttaattacgtgtataaatttattttcattttttcaccataagttatagtccaattttgcaattttatatattagtatttgtattacatcaatatttttataatataaatttattttatcctaaaaatattaacttgaaacattaatatataccTTTTATAAacagtcataaaattattttattctaaaaatattaatattagaccattaatataatttttataggccgccgcaacgcgcatGCTGCATGTACACAGTCCACTAGCTAACAAAGGACTCCTAATCTCCTGTACACGTTCATTTATATACTTATGTTCGAAGATAATCCATTCAAACCCCATAAAGATCTTCGCAATATTCTTGAGGCCAACTAGAACCAGAAAACAAAACTCCACGAGAAAAATATTGCACTGCTTTGACACCCTACATTATAATTGATTGAACACCGAGCAAATATCCCCATTTGTGGGtcaacattatatatatatatatttaagatcGTGATAATTCCAGAGAATTAGTCAGTCGGTATAAACAAACATTATTGGTCCAGGATTGGACTCTTAAGTAAGTATTATTAAACACTGTGCTTATAAGATGATAAATTACTTTGAGAAATTGTCTATGAGTCTCTTGAAAAATAATGGTCATATTCCTCTTTTTACTTTGTACCAAAATTGTTTCACTTAGAGTCACAAATATTAATGTGTatgaaaaataacatgattttcTAATTCCTTTAATTTGACTGAATAAAAAATGTTaacataattaaaaagaaaatgagtggaaagaaaaataattaatacacAAATTGAAAAACTGTACAAACTCTGGTTATCATCATCTTCTTATAACTTGAAGGAGGTTCTTTAACAATTTGATTATCAGATTATTaccaattatatttatattttcggtttttctaatgtgtgctAATGAGCATATGCTAAACGCGGAATTTTACGATcctggaagattttgattggttctcatatcttaataatgatgGGCCTTCTGcaaatacaacaaccacaccaatcaaaacctcccAGACATATCAAATTCcacgcttagcatgtgctcatggacacacactagacaaacccttaattttatacttttatatttttgagaaaaataataccATATTAAGAACTATTGATCGTTGGAGTACTATCCAagtatttcaaattataatttaaaacatggttttaagatattatttgaacactcaatttttttacatatcttaaattttgatataagaTATCTATGTTAAGAGTTGTTCTAAAGCTTCAATATACGTGGCTATTTCTCTTAACTTACTGTAAAACGCGTTAACAATCGATAATCACataaattcaaaagtaaataatCACATAGATAATGTTTTCAAAGAATGATTAATTCTACCTTCAAAAGTCAAATATACTTGTCTATTCTAGAGCAAGCAAGAGCGAAGGAAGGACTCAAGGGAGGAGAAAAAAGATAGCGAATATCAGATTTGAAACaactttaatataaaaaatatttataaaaatgttaCCGTGTCCATGATCATGATTAGCTCTGAGAGTCGGGACCAATATTGGCATATTTCATAAAAGTTTTTAAGTAAATAATGACCAAATTGGAAGATCATagattaaaatactaatatctGGATTAAGAATAGAATGGGAGGTGGACTTTTGGACTAAGCATGTGTGGGCACCATGTTTAAGTTGACTAGGTAGGTATATCATATAAATGTATGGAGAAATGTTGTCCGCTTTGTGAAAAGAACAGAGGAAGGTGCCACAGCCAGCCAGCCACGGCCAGCCTAGTTGATCTACCCTATAATTAGTTGTTTTTTAtcttatttcaaattaaattagttCCTTAACTTTAAACACAGTAATTTAAGATAAAAAgattatatgtataatttttttaatttttcatttgttctgttttcatttataataaataaattacaaaaaatgatAAATGTATTGTAAATTGCGTATACAAAATCAATTATCTTATCTAGTTTGGGACGAGGGAGTATCCATGAGGGAGGAGGGATTTTTATTAgcagattatttatatttataggagttaattattaaaaatattcaattatgTGTTCACCAAAAGTTCCCGAACTTAAGATTTTCACAGCTCTTAATTTTATTGGTAAAATTCTCATAAATACCCAAGTTTAAGtattttttgcaaaattactttcattttttaaaacaaattgcaaaaatactatacttcaaaatatatttgcaaaAGTACGGTGGTTGCGtatgcaaccatatctgcaactctagcaaccatatatgcaaccacaaattcaactttgaaaaaatctttcgaaaataaattttagttgCATAATAAATTGCAACTAGTTGCAAATGACTAATAAATCAATGCCTCTGCGGGGCCGATAACGAAAACATAAAAACAAccacaaaatcaactaaaaacaatcacaaaatcAACCAATTAAGATGATGAAGATGGGGATCTACTTCCTGTCTCTGGTTCAATCATAACCAATTGAGACGGATGGGTGTGGATATTGAGTTTAGTGGATTCGTTGGAGGTCTCGGATGTCAGGGCTCATAATTGAAGAGCTGAAGAACATCCATGGCGTGGTTTACGAGGCAGAGGTTCGGGCGGCGTCGAGAGAAATGGGAAAAGAGGGGGGAGAACGGAAGAGATGAGACGCCTGAGAGAGGGGAGAGAATGATGTTTTCACAACGGCGTGTGTCGGCATGAGGTGTGGCCTGTAGTTTCAAGAGTGAGAGATCGCGAGGAAAGTTTTGCAGATTAGAAGATGAAGACAGCGAAACTCCCAGAAGCAAGAACAAAGCGTGTATTTCTACAAATGCtttcattaaaattataaagaaatcgTACTTTTGCAATAATCTGAGGCAGATCGTAAGTCTGCAATAAAGATGATAAAAGGGGGCATTTTTGCCAAATTCCCAAAtaatttctcttttctttttcttagttGTGGGGTCATTATTATCTCCGCATCCTGATATATTAGAACAACACTGTACATTAAAACTACGTGCATGCATGTATACGGTAGGTATGTGTTCTTGTCGTCAGCTTGAATTAACCAAGTTGTATACTTCCAGCTTCCTTTTTCGGTGACTAATCAAAATCTTAATCTCGACGAGATGtagaattatgaaaattttatacttATTTTCTCAAAACATACAGCAATTTaatggaaacaacttttaccCTTGGAGGCTTGGACTATAAAAAAGAATTGCCAGggtaaaataagtaaatatatagGGACCGtgtgtttaaaataagtgctaaCGGTTTGCGAATATGTCAGCTCACGAATTAGCACGTGGGTCGCATATGTATCCTGATCGTATTTTTGATTGGATTTCTGTTCCGATCAATGTCAAGAAATGTATTCAGAATgatttgatttaataaaattttgcatttcgacaaaaaaaaaaagaagtgctTTTGGCTTAAGATAAAAAAGTGGGATAGAATTTAGAAAtaagttaagatttataagtgatttaagtgtttgggaaataagtagaagtcttgaaacaaaagttagcattcctaactttttattaGTTCTTCTTAACATTTTATACAAACCATACGAATAAGTGTTTCTGACTTATACCCAGAAACCCGACTtttaagccggaaacaaacaccaccatagttatttagcaaaaataaaataaactactaTAACTGGTGATAACTGATACGGAAAGTTAGATGAAGAGTAAAATTGATAGCCATAGAGCAAACACAATCCAGATAGTTTGACTATCACAGAAGAAGGGCATCATGGTCGCTCTCACGCTACCACCGCACTCATATACATGTCCACTAATTCCCATTGTCTCCAATGTCATGTATCAACATTCTACACACACGCACACTAATGCGTgtttatgtactccctccgtcccaatgaattgtatacagtttcctttttgggacgtcccatcaattgtatacattctaaaagtagtaaacttttataatataaaacatcattacaccagctactttcttccactatctctattctataataatataaacactattacacccactactttcctccactatctcaaatttattattaaatataaatagagtCCACCAccatactcacttttcatccaactttactcattttttacccaatttcttggtctccgtgtcccagccatttgtatacaaatgactgggacggagggagtatgtgtaTCGCCGTATAATGTTTGTGTCATTCATCACTCACATTTTGTCTTCATTGACAACTCGTGCGGTTCTGCTTCTCTGTCTTCTTTTCACTTAACTCGTTAGCATGTtcgaattttaaatatattgaaatttgaagattatttatataaaaaagagcTTTTTCAATGTTGTAAGTGTATAACTTCTGGTTAAAAAAAAGGAGGGGAAGAAGATGTTTGACCAAGAAAATAAAAAGAGGAGTTTTGGAGCAACTGGTTGTAAATGTGTGTTAATACTTGAAGTTCATGTGTGTAGTGTAATCTGTAATGTAATTGTTGAAGGAGGGATTGTTTCATGCTCCAACCGTTCCATTTAAATACAAGCTCCGTTTTTCTTGCATATTACTTGGATGTTATCACATACAAATTTAGGAGACATTAATCATAAcaattaaaattgttattttttttttgaattaaatataatatacctACACTATTTAGTTGAATTTAAAAATAGGTGTCAAAATCAACTTATAAAAtttggagggagtagtattgtttaaaaatttcacGTATATTAGGAtgataaatattaaacattATATTGCATCAACTATACaatttttcattaattttattgaagCTCCACATCATTTTCATGAATTCATAAATTTGTATGGGTTAATTAAAGTTAATATTGAAATTTGTATTGGACAATAAGaacacaaataatattttttttttttttgacaaacacaACTATTAAAACAAGATGAATggagtaatatttttaactatttttcagtgaaagattaaaaatttaaactaagcgattaaaattcatatagtgggtgtttggcggggcttttaagccccgcttctggacttttaagttggaagcacttattcgtaccgtttgtgtaaaaagtcgagaaacaCTTGTAAAAAGCTACGATTCCTAGCTTTTATTTCATGACTTATACTTTTTTgctaaacactttaatcacttataagtcttaactaacttctaacttttatttcattattttattttaaggaaaaaacacttattttaagctcagccagACGGCCCATAATTTTTTTGGACTTAAATCTATTACcaagaaaattattatatttttaatttaaaaaggatttttttttaaaaaaaaaaaactctcagAAATGGTTATATCAAATAGTTTATCCAAATAGTTATAATAAATCGTCTTTCTTCTTATACATTATCGTTGGTTGTATTTGTATGGTTGATAAGTAAGCAGCTCaggtaaaattttaatatataaaaaaaagtctgGTACAGGATGAGCAAGAATTATAAATTCGGTGGGGCCACAATCCACCCAAACCCTTGGCTAAGGACAATCTTGGAAACGAATAGCTTAATTCTCCGCCTGCCTCACATAAATTTCAGAGGTTGATAATTAATTTCAGAatagaaataatattaaaataattatgaagTGTATAACGATTGTTATTATTACTATATACATGTAAACATTTTCGATAAAATCACTAGACGACTCCCATCCGAAATTGCTATCCACtgttgttgaaaataataaataatttaattaataaaaaatttaagatttgagGCGATTTTCTTCCAAAATTATTAAAGTCAAACGCAACGTGGTTGCGAAAATTTATAGTATAAGTGAAGTATCTTATTCATGTAGTTAGTGAGTTGGTCGTTACCACGACGATAGCAAAATTGTTAAACTaaacatcaaatattatattgaaaaaacatgaaatatcATCATACTCTAAAAAAAATCGTCAGCATAGCCATGGTACTATGGACACTTaccgaaaaagaaaaaaaaaagggcgTCCACAGACCACAAATGTCAAATGATCATGATTCATGATAGATGGCTTCAGAAATAGCGGGCATAAACTAGGCCCAGTCTAGTGCAGCTAGGGTAATGGTCCAGCTAAGGTAATGGGTAAGGTAGGCCCATTATAAATTGAGAATCCAATTACGTTCATGCCCAGCCCACGTTCTTCAGTACAGTCCTGTATATAATGAACATGTCTGGATCATCTCGTTAGCGTCGTGATACATTTAATTCGTGTAAAGAATCGATATAACACGAGTAATGAAAAAGATTCATTCTATTTTCCTGATTAAATAATTGAGATTTCAGAATATTtcgtattaatttttaaaatcgcACATGATGATTTTTTTGTTGGTACATGCACCACAATTTGAATTACCATAGCAGATAAAATTCACATGACGACGCCCAATCAtcgttttttgaattttaaaatctcACATGAGTATTGTGAATAAGTTACAGTAAGAATATTAGCTTCttctggaaaaaaaatattagcttctcctttttttttttttttttaccacaGAACATGGCCTGATTGAAACTTTTTAATATACTATAGTGAGTAGATACTTTTAGTGTCACAAAATATTGTACAAATTCGTTTCAATGGCTCATAAAAAATTCAATGGCTCTTATGATTTCAGTACTGATATTCCTGGCATAAAGCTAACTTTGTTTCAGTGGGCTTGTTATGTACCATACAATTGTCACTTTCGACTTAAAAGCAAATTAATCTTTATTGGCCCAAGAAATGGATTGATAAGGTTTGGGATCACAATAATTGAAATGGAAAAATAAATATCAGAAAACGGTAGGTCAATCAAAATGTTCTTTCAACTTGCAACTTGCTGTGTGATCTGTACACGTGGACGGTGGATACATATCCTTTCTCCTCCTGCCTGCATTATAAATAGGGTTTATGACAATCCCATAATCATCAGTTGTGCTTAATACATCAATATACAGTGCAATCATATTTTTTGACAACTCcttttatcaaacaaaaatgTCTTGCTGTGGAGGAAAGTGCGGATGCGGTTCTGACTGCAAGTGCGGCAGCGGCTGCAATGGGTAAATTTAccttttaattatgtttttcgTAAATTTTTAAGTAGGTTCGAGTCTCGTTGGAGGCATATATCGGTGATTAAGCCGCCCTCAAAACGTAGTCACTTGCATTCCAGAAATGAACGAGTCACTGTCctgatatttaattaattttattttacctGTTTTAATTCCTTAATTTCAGATGCGGCATGTACCCTAACATGGAGAACACCGCAGCTGCAACACCCTTGATCGACGGTGTTGCACCAACGATGATGTATGTataaattatctaattaattggATATTTGTTATTACAgagaaatttaatatttacgCGAAGATATAAACGtaaattttttatgtgaatGACGGGGCATGTGGTATAACAGGTACGCTGAGGGCTCCGAGATGAGCTTTGGAGCTGAAGGAGGGCATGCGTGCAAGTGCGGATCAAACTGCACCTGTAACCCGTGCAAGTGTTGATGATTAAATGGAGGAATCGATGCCCTAATAAAGCAGCTTGTTTGTGACTTTAAGTGTGTCTTTCTGTGTGAAAGCATATGTTATTATATGGTATTATAATAAGGGAGCTGGATGTCAACTGCAATTTTAGTCTTGAAATTGTATGTGGTGTTCGGCTGCTTGTGGGTTTGGATACATTGTTGTTTCTGCTTTATGGGTATCGAAAGTTTGTACTGCTATATATTATAGTGAAGGAGGGGGATGAATCTTTGGATTGTAGTGTGTTTGGAACAAATGTTATGAATGATAAATCCTTCATCTTCATTAATTATCTGCGTTCTGCACCGTATTTTTctcaattctttttctttactTTTCGTTTTTTTTGTTGAGTGAATTTCAATCCAAATCCCAGTAAAAAAACTTGTTTTGAATATAATGGCAAAAAATGAggtcttttaaaaataatggcTTGGCCACGATGTAGAGCGGACATATGTGATTAATGGCTGATGTCATAAACTTCAGAGACTTCAGTTTCTCTTGAACTACATTCATGGATGGAAAGATAGAAAGaatgattcatattttatttttatatgctAGTTCGCTGCACACAGCAGAGACTATCAGAACCAGATATGAAAATTTAGAAGTTCAAAAGATAAAATTTTGCATCCATTGCATCTGAATTGTTGAGCTGTACGTACATGAGATACCAATTCTGCACATCATTAGAATTCACCTGTAGTTCTTTCTTTGGTGTTCAAGGAGTGATAATCCTTTTCTTTAAGATTGCACTATGAAATCTCTTCACTGCTGATGGCAATATAAAAAACACAATAAAGAAACTAGCAAAATCAATCCGAATTGATAATGGCGATCAAATTCACATATGATGAAGAATTCCCTGCTGTAAATGCTTCATCAAttactttttgcaaagtttctgGCTCCAACTTGATCAAGAACTATAAAAGAGAAAAGGTAAGATAAATACAGAACCTAATTTCCATTCAAGGTAGGAGTAAATCTACCATATATGTCGGGGAATGCAGGTGAAAAATAGAAGGTTCCAATATTTTGGGGAAgcaaaataaagaagtgaagtagaagttagaagcaagtttagacttatattatatataagtaattaaaatgtttggaaaagaagtagaagtcgtAAAACAAAAGCTTGTATACTCAACTTCTTATAAGTATTTCATGATTTCTTATAATTGCTcctaacttataaatccagaagcCGGCTTAAACACCCCCTATATTTTATCCTTACTGCTGCTTTCTTGCTTTTTTGAGAGTGCTACTTTCTTGTTTTATTCCTACTACTTTGATGGTATTTGTAAAGCATGCAGATAATTTAGAGCATCAAGAAAGTAGACATATATTAGAGGAATAACTACTATGTGCTGAAACTCTGAAAGTCAGCAACAGCTCCACAATGGGAGGACAGAGGCCTTTGAGAGCCCACATTAGCATTCCCCGATGAGACAGGCATATGACCTAGCAAGGGATGAGGGGTCTAGTGCTGAacttacaaaaataaaagaaaatatagttttttaCATTGCAAAAATTAATTAGCTCTCAAGAAATGTCATGAattaaaattacccaaacataTATTTCAAACTTTCAATTTATCCAATTAACGGTTAGAGGCTTGATTCTTCTTCTAACACgttaaggtttttttttttttatttgacggaacacattaaggttttagatgagcTGATTACTCAATATGGTATTGTAGCTCCAGCAACGGGAGGACTGAGATTCTCGCTTGTATACCGGAGATGCAAACGTACTTTGATAATTCt
Coding sequences:
- the LOC108220428 gene encoding metallothionein-like protein type 2, which produces MSCCGGKCGCGSDCKCGSGCNGCGMYPNMENTAAATPLIDGVAPTMMYAEGSEMSFGAEGGHACKCGSNCTCNPCKC